The region tagaaataaaagcaataaagaatgcaaaagtcataagggtaaattgaaaaaagtagaatgatggtgatgttcaattttgaaaagatGACAACAtattgggacaaactaaaaatgaaagtaaGACACGTAAAATGCGTCAGAGAGAGTATGTTTAAATacttaattataacttttaaaagtttaaatatctAATTGGCTTTTTTGAGTAATTTTATCTATTGGATCCTTTTCTCAATAATTTATTACCGCATCAAAAAGCGGCTAcggtaaaataaatttaaaaatgtgaaagcaGCATTTTTCATTCGgaaatcaaaatgcaaaatttctATAAACGAATTATGAATATTAAATGAGGCATTGATGGGGGTGGGGACATCACATACTCACATGGGTCTTCTACTACCTTCTTTTAGCACGTTTTAATTGCAAATAAAGAAAATGATGGAGTGGTGGGGCCCCGGCCCCTAGAGAGTGGAGTGGAGGACTACAATTCAAAGTGGGGTCCACGCTGCGCCCCTAGTATCTACTCAAGGATCACATGCTTGACATTTTTGCTCCTGGATTTCCCAATTATTCCATGCGtcttatccaaaaaaaaaaaagccctcCACATGCTCCAAATTACCTAAACGCCCTTGTCCTTCAAATTATTTTCACATTTGCAAcctaattatataaaaatggaaaaaatgtcaaatacgCCGTTGAACtattatggcatgtttggttggatggaaaaccaattccatggaaaaaagttttccaaaaagttgaggaaaatAGATTATTctcttgtttggttggatggaaaatggtTTCCATGAAATTCTACTTCCCAAAAGTTAAGGAAAAGTAATTCTTTGATAGGagtaggtattttgttttccatggggTGTGGGAAGAAAATATGAAGGcttggactattttaccctcaacaaaagttattaattacatatgtatatatattatcactattattacTAAGGgcattttgatatttatattcataattccttacccttccaaattcaaccaaacaatgaaatttatattcccagtaatttattttccaccaaccaaaagTTGAATCtgttttcctggtaatttgttttccatggaatttgaattccatttccttcaaatctTTTCCAtcgaaccaaacgggctgtaaAAAACGtgcatttatcattttttacttgTTACTTCAAGTTAAACAAGTTAATTTGATGATTTggcatttaatataattaatttttaaatattaatacttaCTTGACTAATTACATGACACTAACATaacttatatatacaaatttattttaattattattttaacaatataaaaaaaaaacttcaggGTGAGGTAGCCATGGCTACTCCCTTCTTCGTCATGGACCctaacttaaaataaaaaataattataaaaaaaaaacctgccCTTCGTACGTAGATGGAGGAGGAGTCTGCCTCCTCCATCTACGTAGAAGGAAGACACCTCCCACGTCAGCGACGATGGAGAATTTCGCCACCTCCGTTGACAGAGGAGgtgttatattatatttgttaaataattaaagaaaatattatttgattttctATGTGGCATGTTAAATCAAAAGTTTGCTGGCAACTTGTTACTTACCTACAAATAATGTTAATTGcacacatttttaatattaaatggTTTAATTACACACTTCTTTGACTCGATGATCTAATTGCACGAAGTCACGAACCATacaagtttgatggtctatttgacatttttttctatAAGTATTAAGTAGTACTGTGACTGATTGCTTACTTTCAACAGTAGGCCAGTagggtgatgttcaatttttgTCACAAACATTGAtggggggtgtttggttatagGGTTTCACTATAAAAAAGTATGATAATGACTAAAAGTGTTAGTCCATTTTCTTAACTCAacattgtagtatctattcatctATACTTACTTAGCAtgttgaagcataaagagtaAATACCGTCTCCTCGATCTCATGATCGATGATATGAAAGAGTCATTACATGCCATATGAGCACACGCTGTTTGGCGATAGTCCATTTTCTAATTTAATAAAAGATgtttgagttaattaccgaaatggtctaTTGACAatagcgaaattatcaatttgatatttgactcttttttttttgcgttattaagtctctcaactttaaaAGTCTTACATAATTTGGTatttagtaattaattattcggtttaataaaaagaaaaaagaaacggAGCATGTGGATGAATGGTCCCTTCACcccaaataataaaatgatgAGTAATAAATTttccaataatataatataataaagttcACTTTTATTAAAGGGTTTTGATCACAAAACTAAACATCATCTCCATCATCTGCAGTTAAGATTTGGTAATTAAGCAATAAAAgtgatttgttttctttttaggaGAAATAAAGAAGATATGCAAGGGAGGATGAATGATGAATCATCCACCTGCTCGTGAAACGTGTGAAAaagattcaagaaaataaaaaagagagaaTGGCCAATAAGGTGCGAGCAATGTTTCCATTTCTACCCCAAACGTCAATTCAAGCATAATGTGCAGAACAGTTGTAGCCTGTAGGAGAAAGAAGAGTGGTTTTAGTCTTATGTGCCGACGCCTCAAGTTGCTGGTGGAGGGACCCGGCGGCGGAAAACTCAGATTCACATTTCCGCCAGGGCAGGGCAGGTCTGAAATtcatatatctatctatctgtGGCTCtgtgttctcaaaaaaaaaataaaaaaatctatcTGTGGCTCTGTGCGCACGCACATCCCGTGCGAAACGTTCCACTGCCGGGCAGGCGGGCACTGTCACTCTgctctgtttttttttgttgattatgcttaaaaaaattttgtgtgtttgaaaatttaaaaaataatttctatcaGTGTGTTTGACAAGATGGTGAAAATAAAAGTCAATGAAAAATGAGTGCctaatcaataaaaaaatagcaatgtttttttagaaaataactttcCATTTTTTGGAGTAACTCATTTTCGAGAAGCAACTTCTTATCCCAAACCAAATTTTTCAGAATGAATTTGTTGTTCACTGTCGTCGGTGCCTAGACAcgcgtgtatttttttattttatttttaaaaaaaatacacgggtaCCTAAGCGTCGATTAATAACCGTCTGTGCTTAGCGATTTGTTTAACCATGCTCTACATTGAGCTTCCACCGTTGTCGCCCAATCATACATCTTCTTCACCAATTGTCATTGCTGAGGGGTGGGATTGGGACTTTTGGTCGTGGACGATTGtgggttttaataataataataataataataataaattattgtatattttaaatatttaaaataaaaaataattctattcatttttcaaaaaaaaaaaaagaaccaaacatataaaatagTTTTATGGATTGCAATCAAACAATGGAAAGGAAAAATGTGTgaaaaaaatgactcattttctagaagtcatttttctgcttttCAAATACACCGTGAatctttatttccttatttttatttcttggcGTGACaagcaataattaattattttcattatgtgggCTTCAAAAAAGATGTCTACGtataaaatttgtataagagaataaaatgtgGAATTAGATTTTGAGAATTTAAATACTCcctagtatttttttaaaaaaaaatatctagtGTACTATTCTACTGTGAAGACAGGAAAAATATCTACTATACGATACTACTGTGAAGTATTATTCTCATAAGATATTATTGAATAGGGGAAATGAAAGGAGAAAAATGTGACCCTTTAGCTAATGAATAGATGCAATATtttagtaaaagaaaaaaaaagtaaagggAAAAGTGTAAAAGTtgaatttgttaaatttgtgtaagtcattaattaaaaattatgccatctgtattttttttacaaattaccaataaattttcatgtaattgaatttgttaaatttgtgtaatcaagccattaattaaaaactatgccatctgtattttttttttttttttacaaattacaaataggtTTTCATGCAATGATTGATTAGTCATTTatttacttgaaatttttaattattttttaagttgATATGGAccctcgtttttttttttttttttaaaatgaaaaagactatttattattattattattttaaaaagttcttGTTCCATTGTGCTACCAAGGAAAAGGAAACTTTGAAGAATTGGCCCCTTGATCCCTAGCATACAAACTATATGGCTTACCAGTTACCAACCAAactactttaatttcaattaaattttatgtatgtgtgtgtgtatatatatatatgagattgGTTAGTTAGAATATGAgaatcaatattaaaattaaatatttaaagatTGGAATGAGTAAAAAAATTGTCCAGAATagattggaattgaaattattattcaaattaaatttatatttctttttactAGATTGCCGCCTCCATAACCCTCACTTGTGCCTATAACTTTTTGAAGTTATCAAGTTAGTTTCATATTTAACCACTACGTTGTTTCATCTCACTCATTTGGCTATGCAGATTACTCACCCAATAATAATTCCATATAATATAATCAATGGACCACCTATTGATCCAAAATTCAAGCCCTTATTCTTCACaatactaatttaatttttttaaatatttttattcaatCAATACAAGATAACAACAGAATAAGTGAATATGGAGTTTAACTTTATAAATGTGCATAATAAAACTATCATGTCTAGGTAGAGTATATTAATGTATTCCATTTACAAATTTACTGTGTAATAATATTCAAACTACTTGCATATGTTAATGAGGTTATAGAGCAACCAAATAACGCTATAATCCAAAAAATAAGTTTAAACTTTAGGTCCACGAATCAACATTCAATGACTGATCCAAACCTATTTAGTTGGGAGAAATTCACTCAGCTCATCTTGGCCTACAAATGTTAGTTTAGACTTTAGTCATACTACACATGTATAGCTCTAAATACATAGATTGTAATAGATGTTACGGGACATTAACATGCTGCCTGATCGGCCGATTATACCATCTAATCAAGGAACCTCACATTGACCACTTGTAACTTGTTATTAAAGCACATACTTCGTGCATTCAATataaataagggaaaatggtcaaataggcccctaaactttaccccaaaagtcaattaggcacctaaacttttaaaagagtcaattaaaccctttaacatgtcaaattgagtcAATTAAACCCAATAACCGGTaaatgacttgtaataacaggtcatttcAATTCCCGCGACATAATCCGGCAGCCAACAACATATTCCGGCGGAAGGGCGAccaaaaggtcgccttctcccaGAGAAGGCGATGGAAATGTCGCCTTCTCCGGAGAAGGCGACGTTTTCTGGTCGCCTTCAACTGGAAGGCAACCTCAGGTCACCTTCTCCGGCGGGAAGGCGACCTTTTGGTCGCCCTTCCGCCGGAAATAGCGACCGGCGACGGTTCGACCGTCGCCGGTCGTCGGAATTGAAatgacttgttattacaggtcatttatCGGTTATTGGGCTTAATTGActcaatttaacatgttaaagggtttaattgaagtttagatgcctaattgacttttgggaTAAAGTTTAGgtgcctatttgaccattttccctataaATAACTTATCATCTCTACAATATAAAACAAGTTGTTTTGATTTGGTAATACTACATGTACTAACTCATTATTATATTTGacaaaagttatttttatcaCATATAGATGACTAACCATTTTTTCAATTACGTTGTACTTGATTTTACAAtatcttaattatataattaataagtaacaAGAATTCACTATCATCtttccatataaataacaaGAATTCACTATCATCTTTCCATATATATCTCTACTTGTTATAAATGGGACACATGCCTCCAATATAATTTGCAGTATCACTCATCTTAAGATTCACTTGAGGATTAAGTACCTAATATTAGTCAATCCATTTCCATCCCTATATTTGGCTACTATTTTAGAGAAATTATTACATTATCTTGGGGTTTAGCCCAGGTTTCCTGGAAGCATCTAACAGCATCTTTAAAAGTGAGgtctttttgtaatttttgagaaatttttgtaagtgtgattaggaaagagaaaacggcggggaggaaaaaaataaaacaaatctaattataaaaaaaaaaacaaaaaaaaaacaaacaaatctgTCAGACGCATCTCTGACGCGCCCGTTGGGCGCCTGCTGTGTGCGAAACGTGTACAGCTCCTTCATGTTATATATTTCCCCGCGCGCTGCACAAACACTGTTCCAAGGACCCCAAATAACAGAAGCACCTCTAGTTTCTCTTTCCTACACTCTTTTTACTCCATGTAGGCATGCATTGTACCAAAAACCTCAAAAAAACTTAtgatgtagatgctctaagGAGGAAAAATGACACTAGCTCTACAATATTgccaaaaaaagagaaaattcaaaGTAGGAAAATcgttctttttttaattaaaaaaaatctttgagctataaaagaaaataatgaatttaGCTTTTGTATTGTAGGTGATGAGTTTAGTCAATTTGGAACATAAGTTAATCAATGCTCAAATTGACTTAGTGGCACAAATGAGTTGAGTGTTGCGTGTGTTGACGAATTAGAAAATGGATAAGGAACATGGAGGAGAGATATTATCAATTGGTTCGTTAGACTAAAATCGTATTAACATGTTTTCAATTTAACTAAGGATTCACCTTTAGTTTCATATTTGCATTGGAAAATAATTTCCTCTCAAATTACTTAATGAGCTAAGAGTCAATTATTTCCCCTCCTTATTAAGTGAAGGAGATACTTATATTGGTATTATTATACTCTATAAGGAGTTGACTTTGAATGTCATCATATGCACATTATTAAAATTCGGGTATGCACCTCTTACCTTGGGCATTCATCCCGGCTAGGCTAGTTGCTTGCCTTTTAAACTTGTCAAGATCGACTTTATTGAGTTAGTCCTGCAGAATATATTCTACTAGAAAGTATCATCATATTTAATCTCTGAGTATTTATTGAGTTCACAAGATTCAAACTCGAAACAATAATTTTTAGGGGAACCAAACTCATTTTATTTGGATTAGCCCTTCTCACTATACCCATAGATCTGGCTCCTTCTAGTTactagagaaaaaaaaaactgtaattaCCCAATATGTCATGCCCATTGGGCTAACAATCCTTCAAAGTATAGGCCATTTTTTACAGTCCAATTAAATTATCAAGTCTAGTTGTGAATAGTTGattcatattttattcaatCATTATACAATGGATCATGACTGACTTacagtatatttaaaattaacatttaatatactaaaaaatgagttaattctattttttgttataaatttataaatgacactccacttttagtcctttttatatatataaaaaaaattaaagaccgaaatgtccttgtatctAACggtatttaaactattttgttgattaaTGACCAagaatggtcatgtcacaataatactaggaccaaaggaaaaagttaaaaaaaaaaaaaaactaaaagtaaacaaacacctataaatttaagacaaaaattaaaattaactcatactaaaaataaacatttaccCATGATTTATATTACAACTTGGACCACAATCCATAGTATTATTTGCCAATTTCATATCAGAACTTTGTATAATACCAAATATGTTGTGTGCAGAGTAAGGCGGGTAACTGATTGACCCTGGCTATTCATGCAACTTGAATTTATGTTCTCTAGTGATTCTTAAGATAGAAAACTAGAGGTTATGATTAGTCACTTATACTAAATAcctatatactaaaaaaaaccCAAATATGCCACGTGGTGGCAGTTATTACCGTTGCAAATCGTTGGTTGACTATAGTGGACCAAGAAAATCCTAGTATCCAACGGCAATAACGGTCAACCGAACAAAAACCTCATATTATTTAAGTTTCATGGCCGCCCTCGTTCTCAGGCTCTTTCGTTCTTTCCTCAATTCATCAATCcacccagaaaaaaaaaacgcagaGGGAAAAGAACACAAAACACACGCAACACAAAACACAACATCATCATCGTCGTCGTCATCATGGTCTGAAACGctataccatatataatatgggCATTGCTCATACTCATCATGCCCTCACATTCCTCTTCTTCCCCTGCGTTCTCTTGATAATCATCGTGCCAACCACCGGCGGGACCGTCTCCGACGGGGAGGCGCTGCTGAAGCTCAAGAAATCGTTCAACAATGCGGCGGCTCTCGATTCCTGGCGCGCCGGCACGGATCCCTGCGACAAGAGGCATCTGTGGATCGGCGTGATTtgcgtaaacgacgtcgttacAGGACTTCGTCTCGGCGGTATGGGGTTATCGGGGAAGATTGACGTGGACGCTTTGTCGCAAATCCACGGGCTCAGAACTCTGACTCTTATGCACAATTCCTTCGCCGGATCTATACCGGAGTTCAACCATATCGGCGCGCTCAAGGCTCTGTATATCTCGAAGAACAAATTCTCCGGCGAGATTCCGCCGGATTATTTCGCGAAGATGAGGTCTATGAAGAAAATTTGGTTCTCGGACAATAATTTCACCGGCGCGATTCCTTCTTCCCTCGCTAGGTTACCGCGAATTATGGAACTCCACCTCGAAAACAATCATTTCTCCGGGAAAATACCGGAATTCAAACAGAAAACCTTGCACGCAATCGAGCTGGCAAATAACAACCTCCAAGGGGAAATCCCTGCCAGCCTGGCACGATTCAACGATTCGTCCTTCCACGGAAATCCCGGTCTTTGCGGCGCAAAAATCGGAAAACCCTGTAACGGCCAACACTCACATTCTTCTTCTCCCAGTTCTAGCCACGGCCACGGCAACAGCCCCGGCACCAGCATAACCTCCGATAGTAACTCCAGAAAAATCTCACTCGCGATCATGGGATTCTGCGTTTTTCTACTCGGCCTCATGGTCGTCGGAATAGTCATCCTGAAGCGCCGGCAGGAGAGGAACGGAGTTCAAGAGCGGGACTCTTACGACGACCCGTCGTCGATCGGGTTCCGGCTGCGAAGCCGGATGAGCGCCGGCGAGCTAAGTGGCCGGAGACTCAACTCGTTTCGGAGAGCATCGGGGAGCATGAAGAGAGCAGGGAGTAATAACGGAATGGGGGATTTGATAATGGTGAATGAGGAGAAAGGGGAGTTTGGGCTGCAGGATTTGATGAAGGCGGCGGCGGAGGTGATCGGGAATGGGACGCTGAGTTCTTCTTATAAGGCCACCATGACGAATGGCACGGCCGTGGTGGTGAAGAGAATTAAAGAGATGAACAAAGTCGGAAAAGATGGGTTCGATGTTGAACTCCGGCGTCTCGGAGGGTTACGGCACCGGAATATCTTGCCCCCCTTGGGTTATCACTTCCGGCAAGATGAAAAGCTTTTGGTCTATGAATATATGCCCAAAGGCAGCTTACTCTACGCACTACACGGTAAGTAAAACCCAAAATTTATCACTTTTACTAGTATTAAAATTGATCTGAGTTTATGAATATGTtaacttgataatcacaaataataatactataaaaaAGAATTAGTTTGTCCCATTACGTCGATTAGTCCCATAGCACGTTTTTTTAGAAGGGTCCAAAAAGTCGACACGTTAAAATTCAAGTAACCATGGCCCACTTATGAGGTTGATGGGTCGGCCCGCAAGTCAGACAAATATGCATAACtttttttaagaaagaaaatttaattaacaattaaaatcataatttatgaataaatatacattttttacaAGAATAAAGAGAGAATACTAATGAATATATTACAACATTAAAGAGAATACTGATAGTACCTATTGCACCCTCATATGAAAGGGGTGAGTTTGAGCCTTGGTGGATGCTATATTAATTCTTTGTGCTCcattaatttaagaaaatagttatgaacagatattgcattgtaagaCCGtgagtagtattcaaaaaatattagtaCATTTTCACTTTGTGGTTAAAATTTAATTCTCAGGTGATCGTGGAATTTGGCACTCGGAGTTAAGCTGGGCAGTTAGGTTAAAGATCATACGGGGAGTTGCGCGAGGATTAGGTTATCTCCACAACGAACTAACTTCATACCAGGCACCACATGGGGATCTCCAATCTAACAACATTCTGTTGACGGAAGACTACGAGGCGGTGATCTCCGATTACGGCTACGTTTCGCTCATAAACACCGCACAGGCGCCGCAAGCACTCTTGGCGTTCCGGTCACCGGAGGGGCTGCAATACAACAAGGTGACCCCCAAATCGGACGTGTATTGCCTCGGAATAGTCATCCTGGAAGTCGTCACCGGCAAATTTCCGTCGCAGTATTTGAACAACGGGAACGGCGGAACCGACGTGGTTCAGTGGGTGAAAACGTCGATAGGGGAGGGGAGAGAACCGGAGGTGTTCGATCCGGAGATTGCGGGGTCGGAATCCACCTCTGATCAGATGCGGCAGCTCCTGCACATCGGCGTCGCCTGTGCGGACAGTAATCCGGAGCATCGGATAGCCCTTAGGGAAGTGATTAGGCGGATAGAGGAAATTCCGACGAGCAGCGGCGAAGGAGCACCGGAGACGAGAACGACGGAGTCGATGCCGTCGCTGCGAGATGGATACGCGGATCAAATTGAACAAGGTCGAGGCGTCGCCGTCGTCCGCGACGGCGCTGAAGTAAGGTAGTCGATCGGAAACCGTAGCGTTAATTATTAGCTTTAATTTGCTTTAATTAGATGATTCTTAGTTTAAGCTGAAACGTAAGTGATTAAACAAACGGCCATTACTTGAGCTGAGCAATTAAGCTAGGGAATCCTTAGTAcagtataattaattagtatatcTTCAACGTAACATCATCTACACCTCCATTTTCAAGCTCATCTTCCTTACTCTGTAATTCTTAGCTTTAATTGGGGATCATATGGCTGGAAAGAGGCAAATGTAGTATTGCATGTTTAGAATATAggatattattataaaattgtatTGTATTATATTAAACAGTATAGATACAATTCAATCATAAATTTGTGTTTAGttctaaaaaattatattgtgattTATTCATCCAACTTACAATATTGATCAAAGGGGTTCATGTTTTCAGACCAGAAAAAAAGTCAGATGTTTAATCCAATAAAGATACAGTATAATAATAAGTAGTATAAATGGCTGTTGGCAATAACTAATTAAGTTAGCTAATAGTTGATTGAGTTAATTGATgatattaattgattataaaaaatatttataaattaattgtttactgATTATgtgtaaaatgacctataaggCTATACACATATTGTGctaatttattaattcttaaattattattattattattttaaaaggaTGAGTAACATTAGAAAGAAagataaacattatattataattgttgttacgaaaataggaaaaaaaaaaaggcaagacATAAAGATAACAACAAAGGAGATATAAATGCTAGGGATGACAAGGGTAAAATGGTTATTTTATATCAAGACCAATTAGTTAACTAAAAACGATACTCTTCTTAACTTTTCAAATTTTGGATTATCGTCCAAATAAGTTAatgcaataaattattttacaaaaacttaaaataatttgttgaCCAATCAAACTAACTAAATTTTAACTTATcgaccatttaccaaacattgccgaaatgtatttatattaaatgtGCACCTTGTAAGTGAGTGAACGTGACACTCTTTAATTTGCACAGTGTACGTAAATGGATTGGCGTAATACTCTCTAATTGGATGATTTAATTCGCTAATCAATGCTATCTAGCTAATAAAACAGCTATAGCGAGTTATGTTATCAAAGCCATAGGAAtcacaaacacataaattggTAGTATTATTGCTCAAAAAAAGTACGTACaagaaataatattaatgtAATCGTGGGGAATTGAAAGATGGTACGGTGTTGTTATTGGAAGTTACCATCACAGACCACTGGACCGTGCGAGAATCTAGTGAACCAAAGGGTGCCTTTTATGGGGAGACAAAGGTATCTTATATAGTGTTGAAGACATTCCAAATGTTTGACACGTGTACGACATTGACTAATCTTCATTCTTGGTCACACGTGTCCCTTCCCACTACGTTGCTTCTAGCGCACTTTCCATGCATAAGTGAAACTTCCTGTCCTCTAATATAAAAGAGTTGGTATAGCTAAGTGGATTAATTGTGTGTTGTTATGCTGGAGGTGGAGCCGTGGAGGGTTTGAACCATTCTGGTTGTACCTATTTAATGAAGCTTATTTTGCTCCATGTTTCATTCTTTTATTACTCAAATAGATttctattattcttatttggCCAACACATCATCAATAAAGGTGAACAATCCGCTTGGGCCAAGATTTTCATAATAAAATGGATCTCGAGACCCCATGTCGCAATCACCTAGCTAGATCGACTCTAGACATTTCTCGAGGCCTAGGAGAttgggattattattattattatttatttgttttggttAATTCGATTTATTAGAGAATAATTAGTGCAACGTTAATATAATCGGgctaaaataaattgaataatgaaattaatgaaAGTTTGAGAGAAGAAAGTGACTGTAAAATGCTGTTACTACTGTGAAAATACATGCAAATGCATGACAACTTGTAATGTTAATGATGGTATAGGTTCAAATGGCCCAAAAGCCCAATGACAGTGTATGTCcaaaatatatatggtaatttGATCTATGAAATTAGCCCAGTCAAAATAATTGTTATGTATTATGGAAATGCAATCAAATCAGTCCCAATCTCATGTTTCCTAAACCACATTCTCATCTCATTAATAAAACAACCCTACCATAAATATCCAATTAATATAAGGAGATCCGATTACCATATACAGGATgccatggacccgagtccacatttgcaaggtagacctgaatcaaaatacacaatttatatattgaatgttcacaaattacatactgaatgttcacaaaaataggattttataatttttaatacaaaTCTAGCGAACaagaaaggagaagaaggaTAAAATTTGAGTCGTGTGTAGcacacactttcctta is a window of Ipomoea triloba cultivar NCNSP0323 chromosome 11, ASM357664v1 DNA encoding:
- the LOC115997026 gene encoding pollen receptor-like kinase 3, whose amino-acid sequence is MGIAHTHHALTFLFFPCVLLIIIVPTTGGTVSDGEALLKLKKSFNNAAALDSWRAGTDPCDKRHLWIGVICVNDVVTGLRLGGMGLSGKIDVDALSQIHGLRTLTLMHNSFAGSIPEFNHIGALKALYISKNKFSGEIPPDYFAKMRSMKKIWFSDNNFTGAIPSSLARLPRIMELHLENNHFSGKIPEFKQKTLHAIELANNNLQGEIPASLARFNDSSFHGNPGLCGAKIGKPCNGQHSHSSSPSSSHGHGNSPGTSITSDSNSRKISLAIMGFCVFLLGLMVVGIVILKRRQERNGVQERDSYDDPSSIGFRLRSRMSAGELSGRRLNSFRRASGSMKRAGSNNGMGDLIMVNEEKGEFGLQDLMKAAAEVIGNGTLSSSYKATMTNGTAVVVKRIKEMNKVGKDGFDVELRRLGGLRHRNILPPLGYHFRQDEKLLVYEYMPKGSLLYALHGDRGIWHSELSWAVRLKIIRGVARGLGYLHNELTSYQAPHGDLQSNNILLTEDYEAVISDYGYVSLINTAQAPQALLAFRSPEGLQYNKVTPKSDVYCLGIVILEVVTGKFPSQYLNNGNGGTDVVQWVKTSIGEGREPEVFDPEIAGSESTSDQMRQLLHIGVACADSNPEHRIALREVIRRIEEIPTSSGEGAPETRTTESMPSLRDGYADQIEQGRGVAVVRDGAEVR